AAACTTCCTTTACTGATATTGTATATAATTTATTATGAAGACGCCCCAAAAACCGAAGCCTATATTGGGTATGTAGTGCAGGTTCTTGAATATCTTTAACAATATTCAAATGAGGGTGTAAAGGAGTACTTTTAGAATCTGATAAAATGGGCTTAATCATGTTTTAAAAGTACCCCCTGCTTTTGTTGTAAACAACTAAACCTGCATAACCATAATTATTGTTTTATCAATTTTAAAGTGGCACGTTTACCTCTAGGCGTTTCTACAACCACCAATCCCGTTGAATCAATTTTCATTGGAATTGTTTGTACGCCCTGTGAAATAGGAATATCCTTACGAATCATTTTAGACTGCCCTAGCAGTGTATAAAACCATATGGTAACAAAGGTAGTTTCAGAAGATTCTATTCGAATACCCTCATTGTTATAGGGGTTTGGCGCTGTAATTTTAGTTATAATAGAAGTGTCTATTTCGGTAATAGACAAGACTTCTTTTGCTCCAGCACCGCCATAAGCGCCAATGTCGTTTCTAAGGGTCCCCATAGATGGAAAAAGTGCATTACCTAGGTTGTCTGGATCTTCAAGATCATTAAAAGACGCTGCTGGATTTCCGGCATCAATACATGCCGATGAAGGAAGTAAATAATAATTATTTGTATCTATAAAGCCCGGATCTTCATCAATATTGCCTTCTTCGCTGCCCGCTCCGCTAAAACCATCTTCAATATTGCAGTAGGTAGTTTCGGCATCACCTCCAAACCTTTTATAGATTTGATTAGCGCCAACATCAGCCTCATTTCCGAAGATTATACAGTTTTTAATAATGGTGGTAGTTCCTGTAGAAATAATTCCGCCACCCCTGTCACCTGAATAGTTTCCAACAATGGTGTTGTTTTCTAATGTAATTGGCTCCCAGTCTACATAAATGCCACCGCCACCATTAAATGAACCTGTTGCAACGTTATTGGCGATAATGTTATTTTTTAGTACTGCTCCTTCACAATAGGCAATCATAATGCCGCCAGCATAACCACCCATATTATCTTTAATGATATTATTTTCAATTACAGGAATACCAAAACCCATTCTAATTCCACCGCCTCCAGCTCCAGCTACTCCAGCCTCTGCAATGGCTTGGTTGTTTCGAATAATATTGTAAACAATCGTAGGGCTTGCTTGGTTAATGAGAATGCCTCCTCCAGTTCTAAAATAAAGATCCTCCACGGCGTTATACGTTTTGGTACCTGTACCTCCTGTAATAGTAAACCCTTTTAAGATGGAGTCTTCATTCTCGTTGGTGACAAAACTAACGCAACTCCCAAATTCTGGATCGGCAGCCTGACTTCCGTCAATGATAGTGCTTGAAATATCTATTGGATTCTGACTGATATGAAAGTTACTAGTTACCGTAATAGCCTTTCCTAAAAAATTGATATTCTCTGTATAGGTGCCGGGCGATACTAAAATAACATCGCCCGAAGAGGCTGCGTCTATAGCGGCTTGAATGGTGCTATACTGTGAAGGCACCAATAAATCTGCTGCAATTCCTGTCTGGACTATGGCAATAAACATGCATAGTGTAATAATCTTTTTCATATTTTTCAAATTTGGTTTCCTTAAAAGTATAAGAGCACCAATAATTTGAAAAATAACAATGACTAGGCCGAAGTTTTAGCTCCTGAACGGAATAATAATCTGATGAAGCGTAATTTGAAACCGTTTTAACTAAAGCGGTAAGACCAGTTGCCCTGGTAAAAGCCTAAAACTTTTTCTGTGGTAGGGAGTAGGACCGTATTTTTTTATAGCCTCACGATGTGCAGCAGTAGGATATCCTTTGTTTTGTTTCCATTGATATGCTGGATATTCTTCATCTATTTTTGCCATAAAAGCATCGCGCTCTGTCTTTGCAATAATTGAAGCCGCAGCAATATGTAGAAATTTCCCATCACCTTTTACCACCGTTTCGTACGGTGTTTTTCCAAATGGTTTAAAGCGATTGCCGTCTACGGCTATAAACTGAGCCGATGGAGAGAGTTGTTCTATACTACGGTGCATGGCAAGAATAGAAGCATTTAAAATATTTAGCTGATCTATTTCTTCCATCATTACATGGGTAAAAGCAAAACTAATAGCCTCTTTTTCGATGATGGTTTTTAATGCTATTCTTTTTTTTGCTGAAAGCTGCTTGCTATCTGTAAGCCAAGGATGACTAAAATCGTTGGGCAAAATTACAGCCGCTGCAGTAACTGGACCCGCCAAACAGCCGCGACCAGCCTCGTCGGTTCCACATTCAAATTGAAATTCTGAAATTTTTAGTTGTAGCATAACAAATCGTAGGTAAAGGTAGTTAATACTATGTAGGTTCAAAATTCAGATTTCAGAATTGAAATTTCAGAATTCAAAATCTTACATTTGCTTTTCAGGAAACTGTACATGAAAAAAACCTTATTCATTTTATTCT
This Rasiella rasia DNA region includes the following protein-coding sequences:
- a CDS encoding right-handed parallel beta-helix repeat-containing protein gives rise to the protein MKKIITLCMFIAIVQTGIAADLLVPSQYSTIQAAIDAASSGDVILVSPGTYTENINFLGKAITVTSNFHISQNPIDISSTIIDGSQAADPEFGSCVSFVTNENEDSILKGFTITGGTGTKTYNAVEDLYFRTGGGILINQASPTIVYNIIRNNQAIAEAGVAGAGGGGIRMGFGIPVIENNIIKDNMGGYAGGIMIAYCEGAVLKNNIIANNVATGSFNGGGGIYVDWEPITLENNTIVGNYSGDRGGGIISTGTTTIIKNCIIFGNEADVGANQIYKRFGGDAETTYCNIEDGFSGAGSEEGNIDEDPGFIDTNNYYLLPSSACIDAGNPAASFNDLEDPDNLGNALFPSMGTLRNDIGAYGGAGAKEVLSITEIDTSIITKITAPNPYNNEGIRIESSETTFVTIWFYTLLGQSKMIRKDIPISQGVQTIPMKIDSTGLVVVETPRGKRATLKLIKQ
- a CDS encoding ribonuclease HII; protein product: MLQLKISEFQFECGTDEAGRGCLAGPVTAAAVILPNDFSHPWLTDSKQLSAKKRIALKTIIEKEAISFAFTHVMMEEIDQLNILNASILAMHRSIEQLSPSAQFIAVDGNRFKPFGKTPYETVVKGDGKFLHIAAASIIAKTERDAFMAKIDEEYPAYQWKQNKGYPTAAHREAIKKYGPTPYHRKSFRLLPGQLVLPL